A genomic segment from Salvia splendens isolate huo1 chromosome 13, SspV2, whole genome shotgun sequence encodes:
- the LOC121761401 gene encoding protein STICHEL-like 2, with the protein MDGRRHSVDVPLSRTLIALRRVRSLRDPSTNSMSKLNALVDNVNWEAYSNDAITLGFENRASEGGDDGLGLRNSALYYGSRNSKLGAMVGKKESTHRRSLCDGGMDARPLDLAMACESKALSERYCKDYGDKYFFEFTSATPSGEGGASCNEGDDELRQVKKMHGLWRSELDGLSSAGSPCLSYGEARKEREEDVGFMESCHQGCGISSCWSRGRKLRGPSLLADVEERPLLSDDATRESIDSRHNCEGVSPYVETPRSLCQKFMPKTFGELIGQNRVATSLSDAVSRRQIASLYLFHGPRGTGKTSASRIFAAALNCLCPESTRPCGICKECVLFFSGRSMDAKEVDSVRINKMERCRLLMKIARIPPVLSRFKVYIIEECHLLQQETWAAILNGLVEICRHVVFIMVTPNLDKLPRCALTKSQIFHFQKVKEVDITSKLGKICAQEALDFDQDALSFIATRSDGSLRDAEMMLDQLSLLGKKITVSLVHEVSGVVSDDELLDLLYLAMSSDASNTVRKARELMGSGVDPLELTSQLASLIMDILARKCPSDGVSETRRKLFGSDNSEDDTRQLSHALKILSQTEKQLRMSNNQMTWLTVALLQLSSAASNEGSDPRLSTRSLLPQDGDFLSSSSTSDSFKRSVGCACVDAESANTKYDRETLDLVWIRAAGMCATNSLKKFLLKRGNLASVRLSQARIAVAELEFDHPDQASRAEKSWKEIAGVLQHILGYNVELRINLSRDGSSRKGKAKKPCLSLLNCSRRVLFRVKKSGGNGSSNSGSTPMTVRTRDRCVETCSSECSSQVSCSCCRKKEMVKTIRSSDGNSLSIEAGAPNASVPDQSGCKPRHGSYGITTAATGGSSTTLRPTLRCCKVSH; encoded by the exons ATGGATGGTAGGCGGCATTCTGTTGATGTCCCTTTATCGAGAACGTTGATAGCCCTTAGGAGAGTGAGGTCTCTTCGGGATCCATCCACAAACTCCATGAGCAAGTTGAATGCCTTGGTTGATAATGTGAATTGGGAGGCGTATTCGAATGATGCAATCACTTTAGGATTTGAAAATAGAGCGAGTGAGGGTGGTGATGATGGTCTAGGATTAAGAAACTCGGCGCTGTATTATGGTTCCAGAAATAGTAAGTTAGGGGCCATGGTTGGAAAAAAAGAATCCACACACCGGAGGTCGTTGTGTGATGGAGGGATGGATGCACGTCCACTTGACCTGGCGATGGCGTGTGAGAGCAAGGCGTTGAGTGAAAGATACTGTAAGGATTATGGTGACAAGTATTTTTTTGAGTTCACCAGTGCAACACCTTCGGGTGAGGGTGGGGCTTCGTGTAATGAAGGCGATGATGAACTGAGGCAAGTCAAGAAGATGCATGGGTTGTGGCGTTCGGAGCTTGATGGACTGAGCAGTGCAGGGAGCCCATGCTTGTCTTATGGTGAAGCTCGAAAGGAACGTGAAGAAGATGTTGGTTTCATGGAGTCTTGCCATCAAGGATGTGGTATAAGCAGTTGTTGGTCAAGAGGTCGGAAACTTAGAGGACCTAGTCTTCTTGCTGATGTCGAAGAACGGCCTCTTTTGTCGGACGATGCAACGAGAGAGAGCATCGACTCTAGGCACAACTGCGAAGGAGTTAGTCCATATGTGGAAACTCCAAGAAGCCTCTGCCAAAAGTTCATGCCTAAAACATTTGGTGAATTGATAGGGCAAAACAGAGTGGCTACGTCTCTATCAGACGCCGTCTCTAGGAGGCAGATAgcttctctttatctcttccaCGGGCCACGAGGAACTGGGAAAACATCAGCTTCAAGGATCTTCGCTGCTGCATTGAATTGCCTCTGTCCTGAGTCTACAAGACCATGTGGCATATGCAAGGAATGTGTCTTGTTCTTCTCGGGTAGGAGCATGGACGCGAAGGAAGTGGACTCAGTGAGAATCAACAAAATGGAAAGGTGCAGATTGTTAATGAAGATTGCTCGGATCCCTCCTGTTTTATCACGGTTTAAGGTGTATATCATCGAGGAGTGCCATCTGTTGCAGCAGGAGACGTGGGCAGCTATACTGAACGGACTTGTGGAGATTTGTCGACACGTTGTCTTCATAATGGTCACTCCAAATCTTGACAAGCTCCCGCGTTGTGCCTTAACAAAATCCCAAATATTCCATTTCCAGAAGGTTAAGGAAGTTGACATCACCAGCAAGTTGGGGAAGATATGTGCTCAAGAAGCTCTCGATTTCGACCAGGATGCTTTGAGCTTCATAGCAACTAGATCAGATGGTTCGCTGCGTGATGCAGAGATGATGCTCGATCAGCTGAGCTTGCTCGGGAAGAAAATAACAGTTTCATTGGTTCATGAAGTG AGTGGAGTAGTTTCTGATGATGAATTGCTCGATTTGCTGTATCTGGCAATGTCATCTGATGCCTCGAACACGGTTAGAAAGGCCAGAGAGCTTATGGGGTCGGGGGTAGATCCGTTGGAGCTTACATCGCAGCTGGCAAGCCTCATAATGGACATTCTTGCCAGAAAGTGCCCCTCTGATGGAGTTTCGGAGACGAGAAGGAAGCTTTTCGGATCAGATAATT CTGAAGACGACACGCGCCAGCTCAGCCACGCTCTAAAGATACTGTCACAAACCGAGAAACAGCTGAGGATGTCGAACAACCAGATGACTTGGCTGACTGTGGCTCTTCTACAGCTGAGCTCCGCAGCTTCAAACGAGGGGAGCGATCCAAGGCTAAGCACGCGGTCATTACTCCCACAAG ATGGTGATTTCCTGAGCTCGTCTTCAACGAGCGACAGTTTCAAGCGCTCTGTTGGATGTGCTTGTGTGGATGCTGAATCTGCAAACACAAAGTATGACCGTGAAACCCTGGATCTGGTCTGGATACGGGCAGCTGGGATGTGCGCGACTAACTCCCTCAAGAAGTTCCTTCTCAAACGCGGGAACTTGGCATCTGTCCGTCTCTCCCAAG CAAGGATTGCAGTGGCAGAGCTCGAGTTTGATCACCCTGACCAAGCGTCTAGGGCTGAGAAGTCGTGGAAGGAGATTGCTGGTGTTCTCCAACATATACTGGGCTACAACGTGGAGCTCAGGATAAACTTGTCTCGTGATGGCTCGAGCAggaaggggaaggcgaagaagCCGTGCCTCAGCTTGCTCAATTGCTCGCGTAGAGTGCTTTTTAGGGTGAAGAAATCCGGTGGCAATGGTTCGAGTAACTCTGGTTCGACTCCCATGACTGTGAGAACGAGGGATAGGTGCGTGGAGACATGCTCCTCCGAGTGTAGCTCTCAGGTTTCGTGCTCATGTTGCCGTAAGAAGGAGATGGTCAAGACCATCCGGAGTAGTGATGGCAACTCGTTGAGTATTGAAGCCGGCGCTCCCAACGCCTCGGTGCCTGATCAGTCGGGATGTAAACCACG GCATGGCAGCTACGGCATCACCACGGCTGCGACGGGCGGCTCGTCGACTACTCTACGCCCTACACTGCGCTGCTGCAAAGTGAGTCATTAG
- the LOC121762101 gene encoding MA3 DOMAIN-CONTAINING TRANSLATION REGULATORY FACTOR 1-like: protein MASREGFLTEEQREMLKIASQNAEVMSSLSMASSPKSPGPKSPGQNSSLVFEHNHVKAPGGGHSAAGGGVAVRHVRRSHSGKAVRVKKDGAGGKGTWGKLLDTDGESFLDRNDPNYDSGEEPYELVGSTVSDPLDEYKKAVVSLVEEYFSTGDVNVAASDLRELGSSEYHPYFIKRLVSLAMDRNNKEKEMASVLLSALYADVINSAQISQGFFMLLESADDLTVDILDAVDVIALFIARAVVDDILPPAFITKARRLLPESSKGFQVLQTAEKSYLSAPHHAELVERRWGGSTHCNADEVKKKIADLLREYVESGDTSEACRCIRQLGVSFFHHEVVKRALVIAMENQSAESLILNLLKEAADEGLISSSQMGKGFSRLAESLDDLALDIPSAKKKFQFLVPRAISEGWLDASFIKSSADDGVGPDENDEKLRRYKKEVVSIIHEYFHSDDIPELIRSLEDLGMPEYNPVFLKKLITLAMDRKNREKEMASVLLSALHIEIFTTEDMVNGFVMLLESAEDTALDIVDASNELAFFLARAVIDDVLAPLNLEEITHLLPPKCSGSETVRMARSLIAARHAGERILRCWGGGTGWAVEDAKDKIQKLLEEYESGGVVSEACQCIRDLGMPFFNHEVVKKALVMAMEKKNDRMLELLQECFGEGLITINQMTKGFNRIKDSLDDLALDIPNAKDKFTFYMEHAKKHGWILQSFV, encoded by the exons ATGGCTAGCCGCGAGGGGTTTCTTACGGAGGAGCAGAGGGAGATGCTGAAAATAGCGTCGCAGAATGCGGAGGTGATGTCGTCATTGTCTATGGCGTCGTCGCCTAAATCTCCCGGGCCGAAGTCTCCCGGTCAGAACTCGTCTCTGGTGTTCGAGCACAACCATGTCAAGGCGCCTGGAGGAGGACATTCTGCTGCGGGGGGAGGGGTGGCGGTGAGGCACGTGCGCCGTTCGCACTCGGGGAAAGCTGTTAGAGTGAAGAAGG ATGGTGCTGGTGGTAAAGGAACCTGGGGAAAATTACTTGACACTGATGGTGAGTCTTTCCTTGATAGGAATGATCCCAACTACGACAGTGGGGAG GAGCCTTATGAGCTTGTTGGATCAACTGTTTCTGATCCGCTGGATGAGTACAAGAAAGCTGTAGTTTCCCTTGTTGAGGAATACTTTAGCACTGGCGATGTTAATGTAGCTGCTTCTGATCTTAGGGAACTCGGATCAAGTGAGTATCATCCGTACTTTATCAAGCGGCTAGTTTCCCTGGCTATGGATAGAAATAACAAAGAGAAGGAGATGGCTTCAGTTTTGCTCTCAGCCCTGTATGCTGATGTCATAAATTCAGCCCAAATTAGTCAGGGTTTTTTCATGCTGCTTGAATCTGCTGATGATCTGACTGTAGACATCTTGGATGCTGTTGATGTCATTGCTTTATTCATTGCTAGAGCAGTGGTAGATGATATTCTACCCCCAGCTTTCATCACCAAGGCCAGAAGACTGCTCCCTGAGAGTTCAAAGGGATTTCAGGTGCTACAAACAGCTGAGAAGAGCTATCTATCAGCTCCACACCATGCGGAGCTTGTTGAAAGACGATGGGGTGGAAGTACTCATTGCAATGCTGATGAGGTGAAGAAAAAGATTGCTGACCTCTTACGAGAATATGTTGAAAGTGGGGATACTTCTGAAGCCTGTAGATGTATTAGACAATTAGGTGTTTCGTTTTTCCATCACGAAGTTGTCAAAAGAGCTCTAGTTATAGCTATGGAGAATCAAAGTGCAGAATCTCTCATTCTAAATTTGCTAAAGGAAGCTGCAGATGAGGGGCTAATAAGTTCAAGCCAGATGGGTAAAGGTTTTAGTCGGTTAGCTGAGAGCCTTGATGATCTCGCCCTTGACATACCTTCTGCCAAGAAAAAGTTTCAGTTCCTTGTTCCCCGTGCCATATCCGAAGGCTGGCTTGATGCATCTTTCATAAAATCTTCAGCTGATGACGGGGTTGGACCAGATGAAAATGATGAGAAATTGAGGCGCTACAAGAAAGAAGTTGTGTCCATAATTCACGAATACTTCCACTCAGATGACATCCCTGAATTAATTCGGAGTCTGGAGGATCTAGGGATGCCCGAATATAATCCAGTTTTTCTCAAGAAACTCATCACTCTGGCAATGGACAGGAAGAACAGAGAGAAGGAAATGGCATCTGTTCTGCTCTCGGCACTTCATATCGAGATCTTCACAACAGAAGACATGGTAAATGGTTTTGTGATGCTATTGGAGTCAGCAGAGGACACTGCCCTCGACATTGTAGATGCATCGAACGAGCTTGCCTTTTTCTTAGCAAGAGCTGTCATAGACGATGTCCTCGCACCCCTGAACTTGGAAGAGATCACCCATTTGCTGCCACCAAAGTGCAGTGGCAGTGAAACTGTGCGCATGGCTAGGTCGCTCATAGCAGCACGCCATGCTGGCGAGAGGATCCTCAGGTGCTGGGGTGGTGGCACTGGCTGGGCTGTGGAGGACGCAAAGGACAAGATCCAGAAGCTCCTCGAGGAATATGAAAGTGGTGGGGTTGTGAGCGAGGCTTGCCAGTGCATCCGCGATCTGGGCATGCCTTTCTTCAACCACGAAGTGGTGAAGAAGGCACTAGTCATGGCGATGGAGAAGAAAAACGACAGGATGCTGGAACTGCTTCAGGAATGCTTCGGCGAGGGCCTGATCACCATCAACCAGATGACGAAAGGTTTCAACAGGATCAAAGACAGCCTCGACGATCTGGCTCTCGACATCCCAAATGCCAAGGATAAGTTCACGTTCTACATGGAACACGCGAAGAAGCACGGTTGGATCCTTCAGTCGTTCGTTTGA
- the LOC121759991 gene encoding probable UDP-N-acetylglucosamine--peptide N-acetylglucosaminyltransferase SPINDLY isoform X1: protein MSRHSPPAGALASFTQTLAADASMKPPPQRPIVLADLNVDPPDSENYAFASSSSPSLPISRIALDEPVVEKPAFMAKDADALDMETSSSKKIGRSRTKNIKVEFLLDSVGADTDADQSGQGVTIREEKVSSLKTGLVHVARKMTKNMHAHFILGLMYQRMGQPQKAILAYEKAVEILLRSEEEIDRPDLLSVVQLHHAQCILLESLENSSSDKELEPHELDEICSKLRESIESDVRQASVWNTLGLILLRTGRLQSAISVFSSLLEIVPDYLDGLGNLGIAYLQGGDLELSEKYLQDLILKDQNHPAALVNYAALLLIKYGSVIAGAGANADAQTSMDHVSAVCIAKDCLLAGAKSDPRAAHIWTNLANAYNLIGDHRTSGKCLEKAGKLDPNCLATRYAVGVHRIRDAERSQNPNEQLTWAGNEMASVIREGDPVHIEPPIAWSGLALVHKAQHEIASVFEIDPKELLEVKDRAMSSLKQAIGEDPDDALQWNQIGLHCLCTQQLKMSQTYFKSAVTRLNDCVYTWSNLGISLQLLEESTHAEEVYKHALSLATSQQAPAIFSNLGNFCRQMRKYESAKAMFSKALELRPGYAPAYNNLGLVFIAEGQLEEAKFCFNKATESDPFLDAAKSNMIKVATLYRKDVSLHSA from the exons ATGTCTCGCCACAGCCCTCCGGCCGGCGCCCTTGCTTCCTTCACTCAAACTCTCGCCGCCGACGCCTCCATGAAACCGCCGCCGCAGAGACCGATTGTGTTGGCTGACCTCAACGTTGACCCGCCGGACTCCGAAAACTATGCTTTCGCTTCTTCCTCTTCGCCTTCACTTCCTATTTCAAG GATAGCTCTTGATGAGCCGGTTGTAGAAAAACCTGCCTTTATGGCCAAAGATGCTGATGCACTGGACATGGAGACTTCCTCGTCGAAGAAAATCGGGAGGAGCCGCACGAAAAATATTAAGGTGGAGTTCCTTCTAGATTCCGTTGGAGCAGACACAGATGCTGACCAAAGTGGTCAAGGGGTCACTATCCGTGAGGAAAAAGTTAGCAGCCTAAAGACT GGTTTGGTACATGTTGCTCGGAAGATGACAAAGAATATGCATGCTCATTTCATACTTGGCTTGATGTATCAAAGGATGGGTCAACCTCAAAAG GCTATTTTGGCTTACGAAAAAGCCGTGGAGATATTACTTCGTTCTGAAGAAGAAATCGATAGACCAGACTTGCTTTCTGTGGTGCAGCTTCACCATGCTCAG TGTATACTTCTAGAAAGCCTGGAGAATTCTAGTTCAGATAAAGAACTTGAACCTCACGAACTTGATGAAATCTGTTCCAAACTGAGGGAGTCCATTGAATCAGATGTTAGGCAGGCATCTGTCTGGAACACGTTAGGTTTAATTCTTCTTAGAACTGGTCGCTTGCAG AGTGCTATATCTGTATTTTCTTCTTTGTTGGAGATTGTCCCTGACTACTTGGATGGGCTTGGAAACCTTGGAATTGCATATCTTCAAGG TGGAGATTTGGAACTTTCAGAGAAGTATCTCCAGGATTTGATTTTAAAGGATCAAAATCATCCTGCAGCTTTGGTGAATTATGCTGCCCTCCTTCTAATTAAATATGGGTCAGTTATTGCAG GTGCTGGGGCTAATGCTGATGCTCAAACTTCTATGGATCATGTTTCAGCAGTCTGCATTGCTAAGGATTGTTTATTAGCAGGGGCAAAATCTGACCCCAGAGCAGCTCATATTTGGACTAATCTGGCCAATGCGTATAATTTGATTGGAGATCATAGAACTTCTGGAAAATGCTTAGAAAAG GCCGGAAAACTGGATCCAAATTGTTTGGCCACACGATACGCTGTTGGAGTTCACCGAATCAGAGATGCTGAAAGATCCCAAAATCCTAATGAACAGCTTACTTGGGCAGGAAATGAGATGGCTTCAGTGATAAGAGAAGGAGATCCGGTCCATATTGAACCTCCAATAGCATGGTCAGGTCTTGCTCTGGTCCACAAGGCTCAGCATGAGATTGCATCAGTGTTTGAAATTGATCCTAAGGAATTGTTGGAAGTTAAAGATCGTGCCATGAGCAGTCTAAAACAG GCTATAGGAGAAGACCCCGATGATGCTTTACAGTGGAACCAAATTGGGCTTCATTGTCTTTGTACACAGCAGCTTAAAATGTCTCAGACATACTTCAAGTCTGCAGTCACTCGTCTTAATGACTGTGTCTATACATGGTCAAATCTTG GCATCTCTCTTCAGCTTCTTGAGGAATCTACCCATGCTGAAGAAGTGTATAAGCACGCCCTATCATTAGCTACATCTCAACAAGCGCCTGCTATATTTTCCAACCTCGGGAACTTCTGTCGCCAGATGAGAAAATATGAAAGCGCCAAAGCAATGTTCAGCAAGGCTCTTGAACTGCGGCCTGGTTATGCTCCTGCCTATAATAATCTCGGTCTCGTGTTCATAGCTGAGGGTCAATTAGAAGAAGCTAAGTTCTGCTTCAACAAGGCTACTGAATCAGATCCATTTTTGGATGCTGCTAAATCTAACATGATTAAGGTGGCTACCTTGTATAGAAAGGATGTGAGCTTACATTCAGCCTGA
- the LOC121759991 gene encoding probable UDP-N-acetylglucosamine--peptide N-acetylglucosaminyltransferase SPINDLY isoform X2 — protein MLSLLPLRLHFLFQALDEPVVEKPAFMAKDADALDMETSSSKKIGRSRTKNIKVEFLLDSVGADTDADQSGQGVTIREEKVSSLKTGLVHVARKMTKNMHAHFILGLMYQRMGQPQKAILAYEKAVEILLRSEEEIDRPDLLSVVQLHHAQCILLESLENSSSDKELEPHELDEICSKLRESIESDVRQASVWNTLGLILLRTGRLQSAISVFSSLLEIVPDYLDGLGNLGIAYLQGGDLELSEKYLQDLILKDQNHPAALVNYAALLLIKYGSVIAGAGANADAQTSMDHVSAVCIAKDCLLAGAKSDPRAAHIWTNLANAYNLIGDHRTSGKCLEKAGKLDPNCLATRYAVGVHRIRDAERSQNPNEQLTWAGNEMASVIREGDPVHIEPPIAWSGLALVHKAQHEIASVFEIDPKELLEVKDRAMSSLKQAIGEDPDDALQWNQIGLHCLCTQQLKMSQTYFKSAVTRLNDCVYTWSNLGISLQLLEESTHAEEVYKHALSLATSQQAPAIFSNLGNFCRQMRKYESAKAMFSKALELRPGYAPAYNNLGLVFIAEGQLEEAKFCFNKATESDPFLDAAKSNMIKVATLYRKDVSLHSA, from the exons ATGCTTTCGCTTCTTCCTCTTCGCCTTCACTTCCTATTTCAAG CTCTTGATGAGCCGGTTGTAGAAAAACCTGCCTTTATGGCCAAAGATGCTGATGCACTGGACATGGAGACTTCCTCGTCGAAGAAAATCGGGAGGAGCCGCACGAAAAATATTAAGGTGGAGTTCCTTCTAGATTCCGTTGGAGCAGACACAGATGCTGACCAAAGTGGTCAAGGGGTCACTATCCGTGAGGAAAAAGTTAGCAGCCTAAAGACT GGTTTGGTACATGTTGCTCGGAAGATGACAAAGAATATGCATGCTCATTTCATACTTGGCTTGATGTATCAAAGGATGGGTCAACCTCAAAAG GCTATTTTGGCTTACGAAAAAGCCGTGGAGATATTACTTCGTTCTGAAGAAGAAATCGATAGACCAGACTTGCTTTCTGTGGTGCAGCTTCACCATGCTCAG TGTATACTTCTAGAAAGCCTGGAGAATTCTAGTTCAGATAAAGAACTTGAACCTCACGAACTTGATGAAATCTGTTCCAAACTGAGGGAGTCCATTGAATCAGATGTTAGGCAGGCATCTGTCTGGAACACGTTAGGTTTAATTCTTCTTAGAACTGGTCGCTTGCAG AGTGCTATATCTGTATTTTCTTCTTTGTTGGAGATTGTCCCTGACTACTTGGATGGGCTTGGAAACCTTGGAATTGCATATCTTCAAGG TGGAGATTTGGAACTTTCAGAGAAGTATCTCCAGGATTTGATTTTAAAGGATCAAAATCATCCTGCAGCTTTGGTGAATTATGCTGCCCTCCTTCTAATTAAATATGGGTCAGTTATTGCAG GTGCTGGGGCTAATGCTGATGCTCAAACTTCTATGGATCATGTTTCAGCAGTCTGCATTGCTAAGGATTGTTTATTAGCAGGGGCAAAATCTGACCCCAGAGCAGCTCATATTTGGACTAATCTGGCCAATGCGTATAATTTGATTGGAGATCATAGAACTTCTGGAAAATGCTTAGAAAAG GCCGGAAAACTGGATCCAAATTGTTTGGCCACACGATACGCTGTTGGAGTTCACCGAATCAGAGATGCTGAAAGATCCCAAAATCCTAATGAACAGCTTACTTGGGCAGGAAATGAGATGGCTTCAGTGATAAGAGAAGGAGATCCGGTCCATATTGAACCTCCAATAGCATGGTCAGGTCTTGCTCTGGTCCACAAGGCTCAGCATGAGATTGCATCAGTGTTTGAAATTGATCCTAAGGAATTGTTGGAAGTTAAAGATCGTGCCATGAGCAGTCTAAAACAG GCTATAGGAGAAGACCCCGATGATGCTTTACAGTGGAACCAAATTGGGCTTCATTGTCTTTGTACACAGCAGCTTAAAATGTCTCAGACATACTTCAAGTCTGCAGTCACTCGTCTTAATGACTGTGTCTATACATGGTCAAATCTTG GCATCTCTCTTCAGCTTCTTGAGGAATCTACCCATGCTGAAGAAGTGTATAAGCACGCCCTATCATTAGCTACATCTCAACAAGCGCCTGCTATATTTTCCAACCTCGGGAACTTCTGTCGCCAGATGAGAAAATATGAAAGCGCCAAAGCAATGTTCAGCAAGGCTCTTGAACTGCGGCCTGGTTATGCTCCTGCCTATAATAATCTCGGTCTCGTGTTCATAGCTGAGGGTCAATTAGAAGAAGCTAAGTTCTGCTTCAACAAGGCTACTGAATCAGATCCATTTTTGGATGCTGCTAAATCTAACATGATTAAGGTGGCTACCTTGTATAGAAAGGATGTGAGCTTACATTCAGCCTGA